Proteins from a single region of Hyphomicrobiales bacterium:
- the pal gene encoding peptidoglycan-associated lipoprotein, translated as MLSELRFRQVGRFVAVAMMAGTIAACAGNKQIDDLAGGAAPGTAQDFVVNVGDRVFFEVDSSQLTGVATATLDKQAAWLSRYSQYSVVIEGHADERGTREYNIALGARRAAATRDYLVSRGVNRGRLRTISYGKERPVAVCNDASCWTQNRRAVTTLNGAGS; from the coding sequence ATGTTGAGTGAATTGCGTTTCCGGCAGGTGGGACGCTTCGTTGCCGTGGCCATGATGGCCGGCACGATTGCCGCTTGCGCAGGGAACAAGCAGATCGACGATCTGGCCGGCGGTGCTGCCCCGGGTACGGCTCAGGATTTCGTCGTCAATGTCGGAGACCGTGTGTTCTTCGAGGTCGACAGCTCGCAGCTGACGGGCGTGGCGACGGCGACGCTGGACAAGCAGGCCGCGTGGCTGAGCCGCTATTCGCAGTATTCGGTGGTGATCGAAGGTCATGCCGACGAACGCGGCACGCGCGAATACAATATCGCGCTCGGCGCCCGCCGTGCCGCGGCAACGCGCGACTATCTGGTCAGCCGTGGCGTCAACCGGGGCCGTCTGCGGACGATCTCCTACGGCAAGGAGCGCCCGGTCGCGGTGTGTAACGACGCGTCGTGCTGGACGCAGAACCGCCGTGCGGTGACGACGCTGAACGGCGCCGGCAGCTAA